The nucleotide sequence ctaaaaacgatcaagcaatggggctcctaaggtcggggaaggctctgattaccaacttgtaacaccctcgatgcgactatagctcccacgtgtcgaggcacgacttagagacataatcgcattgaaggcatatgtcgcaagtgaggtaatcgtcacacaacccatgtaatacataagggaaagagatacatagttggcttacaatcgccacttcacaccattacataaataaacattacatcaatcaaatacactcatggtccgactacggaaccaaaataaaagaagaaccccaaatgcgacaaaggtccccgatcgaccccaactgggctccactactgatcaactagaacgaaacaacacaaaggacaaggtcgtcatcgagctcctcctgagcttggttgcgtcatctgcacggactcatcggcacctacaagctggttttggaagtatctgtgagccacagggactcagcaatctcacaccctcgcgatcaagactatttaagcttatgggtaaggtaaaggtatgaggtggagctgcagcaagcgactagcatatatggtggctaacatacgcaactgagagcgagaagagaaggcaaagcacggtcgataaaagtatgatcaagaagtgatcctggactacttacgtcaagcataactccaacaaccgtgttcacttcccggactccgccggaaagagaccatcacggttacacacgcagttgatgcgttttatatcggatctggtgtcaagttatctacaaccggacattaacaaattccatctgcctataaccgcaggcacggctttcgaaagattataccctgcaggggtgtcccaacttagcccatgacaagctctcgcgatcaacgaaggaatagaccttctcccaggaagacccgatcagactcggaatcccggtttacaagacatttcgacaatggtaaaacaagaccagcaagaccgcccgatgcgccgacaatcccgataggagctgcacatatctcgttctcagggcaacaccggatgaacactacgtacaactaaaaccagacctcgagtttccccgaggtggcgctgcaagtggctctggttcggaccaacacttagacaagcactggcccgggggggctataataaagatgaccctcgagagagcgactcccaagggaaaagtaggtggtggtgaggcaaatggtaaaagtcaatgttgggccttgctggaggagttttattcaaagcgaactgtcaagggggtcccataaatcacccgaccgcgtaaggaacgcaaaatccgggaacataacaccggtatgacggaaactaggccggcaagagtggaacaaaacaccaggaaaaaggccaagccttccaccctttaccaagtatatagatgcattaattatataaaatatattgtgatatcccaaccaaaatcctgtccaccatggagaaatcttcaacttcacctgcaactagcaacgctataagaggggctgagcaagcggtaacatagccaatcaacggtttgctaggacatggtgagttagaggtttgacatggcaattgggaggctgacaagcaaatggtaggcatcgaagcattggcatagcaagagcgagcaaactagcatagcaaagatagtagtgatttcgagggaatgatcatcttgccttaaatcccgcaaggaagaagaacgagtccatgaagaagacaaacggacgtagacgaacggttcctcacaaacgcgacgttgtcggaaacaacccgaagaagcacaccggaaagaagcaaacaacatagtaaacaacaaacacatcaacatggcatgaagcacaaacgagtatgatgcatgtccggtttaatgaggcacggcatggcaaaatgcacaagcaatcctacaaattaagtggagctcaatatgcatcgggatgcatattgacagagcaccacatcaattatttagtttgatctcgtttatgtacccaacaatattaaatgttgattaacacggcaagaggtgaagcaaatgtaaactacctatctagtcaaggttaaatgaggccggaagcaacgaacaacaattccggaaactcctcatatgcatatattaggtttggtactgttctgccctaaacataattttatagtttttaaacatgcatagtaaagccaccatgttaaactaggcatttttctaccccatttacatataaagtttgttagatttggagctacggttatttagttatgaattaaatcatgttaacatggcatatgagcaaattaatgcaaacatcattttagacatttcaaacatggatgaaagttggatattattaatctacacgaaattctaagcaagtttcatatataacttatttggaaccgatgcacggttagtgagttattaaatgcatgaactagggggactattctgcaaaactgcAAATCCTCGGATAATTGCTAAAATCACAGGACTGAAAAAAAACCTACACGGGCCGAAACTGAACTTGGAGCAGGCCCATCAGTAAAAAAACAAGAGGCGCTGGGGgagtggcctcacccatgggctcggcccagtcagATCTGGAGGAGGCCGGCATGGGGCTGCGGtagctgggctgggccttggcgcggTGCTGGGCCACGCAGCCCTGGGCCTTGGAGCGGACGAAGGGAGCTAGGCTGCTCCTGGACGCAGAAGTGAGGGGCGCGGGATCGGTCAACGCGGGGACGATGCCTCTCCTCGTTCGTTGCAGGGGAAGCAGGGCGATGCAGAGGAGGCGAGCAGGCGCCGGTGACCGGGAGCAGAGCGAAGGGGCGGCGAGGTCTTGGGCATGGGGAAGGTCGGATTGACCGGATCCAGGGCGCGGGGAGCCCGttcctggcggcggcggggctccacaGCTTGCACGAGCTCGGGGCGACGAGGATCCGTTCCAGGACGAAGCAGCGGCGGGCGTCCATGGCGACGGAGTATCTGGGAGAGAGAGGGattagagagagagatgaagccgaAGGAGAAGACGGGAGGAGGAGGCAAGGCGCTGGCCtgcgggtcgacggcggcgacaagGCTGACGAAGGGGCCGTCGGAGTCGCGAAGCTTGTGCGCGAGCAGAGGAGCTCGGGCTGCAGCTGCTGGCTGCTGCAGGCGCGGACGGCGACGGCTGCGggcggccggacgcgtccaggaccaagggaggaggaggcacgaGCAGGGACGAGGCCGGCGGCGTGGCTTTGGTGGCTGGGTTCGCCAGCGGGGTGGAGGAGACGAAGGCGGGTCGCACTCGGTGGCAGAGGGGGCAGAGGCGTGCTAGACCGTGGCCTCGATCCATCCTGGATCGGGCGCGGGCTGGCTGCTGTACGAAGGCTCGGCGAGGGGTGGATCGGGAAAGAGGCTGGCGATTGGCTCGATGGGgaatgggaggatcccgaggtggatgcgggagagaggtggctgcggcggctaggaagatccctagaaattagggatttggtcttggtttagactagtatatatagcgggtaggttaggctaggggctatctcctccctccgatcgtaatcggacggacggAAAAAAATAGACTAGGGAGAAACCAACAAAGAAACGAAGATACTTTCGGGATAtttggggatgattcggatccaacggtaacgatagagcgggtcgggttcaggacaactttcgggcgcgcacacgagggggtctgtggttgtgcaaagagggggttgggctgagaagagagaggagaaggcagcccggcacgattttcggagaccgaaaacgtccgacgaaggtaccggcaacggtaccgctatacatttaatggttgggctatcagatggactccgaatgcgacgaaacttggcagacggcctgtctacactataataagaccgcacgacaagtcccatcccattccgagaacatttttatgccacttataaaataatattttggaggtgccgcgggcgcgtgcgagtgtggtcgggctcagaacggacaacggagagaaccggcggaaccagaacggatgcaagttttatgaaaacgatgccgatgcaatgcgcatgatgctgtGAGACGAGATGCATATAACAAGAATAAAAgacaaaacaacagacaaaaacccaaccgcggaggaaataataaatcacatctccggaaaaaggcaagagtcggagttacgaatatgaaaagttgtatccggggcgttacacaaagCCAGCCAAGAAGGCGAAGAGGAGGGCACTGATGATCAAGCAAATGATGCGGCGGTTCCTATGGCAGCACCGCTCATGCCTGCCGACCTACTGGACCTCAATTCCAAGGTGGGAAACTGCATGCCGTTGTCTGACATCCGCATGGGAACATGGGTGCACAGCATCGAGCTGCGCCACGGCCAGGGTGCGAAGCTCGTGCGGGCCGCCGGAGCCTACGCCAAGGTGGTCAAGGAGTCGGCCACGCAGTGCCTTGTGCGGCTGCCGTCGGGCGTCGAGAAGCTGATCGACTCCCGCTGCCGGGCCACCATCGGCATCGTCTCCAACCCCACCCACGGCGCGCGGAAGCTGAGGAAGGCGGGGCACAGCCGGTGGCTGGGCAGGCGCCCGGTCGTCCGTGGTGTCGCGATGAACCCGGTGGACCATCCCCATGAAGGAGGCGAGGGGCGCAccaagggcggcaggccctcgGTGTCGCCCTGGGGGAAGCCCACCAAGGCTGGGTACCGGACCGTGCCCAAGAAGCCAAAAGCTCAGTTGTCCCGTGATTGATTGATGATCTTCATGGAAGCCGTCAGTTGCTGCTCCAAGGCAAGGTAGTAGGCAGGATCTTGATGTGGCTATGGGTCGATCACAAAGGACTGTGACtcgttttttccttttttgtttgttTGCGAACAGTTTCTGCTGCAGCACTATAACAGATGATGTTTGGACCTGCATGCGCCCAGTTTACTGTATTACTTCTTGGCATTTCTCCATTGATTTCTTTAGGCGTGTTTCTTGTGATTGATAATTTGCTCTGTCTGGTTAAGCAAACTGGGAGGGAACAAAATGATGATGTGCTTATATTTAGTTCAAGTTTCTGCAGCTGCTATTCCATCATCAAAAAGCATGCATGTGACGAGCTGCATATATATATAGTTTATTCAGTGATTCAGATAAGTGTAATTTCTGTTGGTGTAAATCCATCATCATGTTGAAAGCTAGCATGATTGATTGATTTGTCATTCATACTTGATGATACTACAATGCCtctggactgaatgaatcctggtGGTGTTCAGTCAGTCAGTATATTACCTTGCAGCAGCGCGTGTCCAGTCCAGTTTTGCAGAATTATGGCAGAGTTTTAACTTGGCTAGCTGTTTGCTTTTTTGCCTGCAGCGCGCAAATTTTACATGATTTgtttagctgctgctgctgctgctgaaatTTGCTTTCTAGTAGTTTCTGTAGCTGCTGTTCCATCTTCAGAAACATGCATGTGTTGAGCTACATACCTATATATATGGTTTATTGAGTGTATCTGTCTGAAGTTGATTCTGATCTTTGTGTGCCTTTGTTAGTGTAGATCCATCATGTTGAAAGTTATCATGATTAACTTGCCACTTCTATGTCCTATAGATACAATCATACAATGCCTCTGGAATGAATCCTGGTGGTATATACACCATCGCAGCAGTGCGTGTCCAATCCAGTTTTGCACTAATAACTGACGGGATGATGTCTTAGGAATCCTGGTGGTATTTACTGGCTTTCTCTTCTATATTTATTtcccatttttccttttctttatttattAAATCATGAGTTGTTTTCCAAAATAACTGAGTTTTAAAACTCATAAACTTTCTTTAATTTCAAAAATAATTtcattttttatgatttttcaatATTCATTAGTTATTTTAAAATTTCCAAAACATCTTAAAGCTCCGACCAGGCGCAGGAGTCGCTCGACAAGCTGCAGGCcttgctccctccctccctcctcgacGGCTCCAGGAACCCTAGATGGCCATGGTGAGACTGTAGGAGGTCAGACCCCTCCtctcattctcttcttcttcttcttcttcttcttcttcttcttcttcttcttcttcttcttcttcttcttcttcttcttcttcttcttcttctatctctgttTTTTTCCTCTCCGCATCTCATCTGATGTAGGCGTGTGTGCGTTCGGTCATGTGCAGGCACTATCCTCCCATCTCATCTCCCTTGGTGGTGAAGGAAGGAGGCCATGGAGACGGAAGCTGCTGCCCTCCCATTTCATCTCCCTCCTTGCACGGTGAAGGAAGGAGGCCATGGAGAGAGAAGTTCCGATGCCGATGCCGATTCAAGAGGAGGGCCATGGAAGGTCCTATCCTTTCCTCTATCTTGTTTGCTTGAGTCCTGTTTCCATCTTCTCCATTCAAACATGTTCTTCCCGATTCAGATATCTACAGTGTACTAATATGGTATTCTAGTCGTTTATGTAGCTGAAGAAAATGTGCAAGGAGGGCGCATATTGGGGTAACCAAGTAGAAGCGTATTACTCTGTTGTTTTATTTGGCTGATATAAATGCATTGGCGTCAAACACTCATTCGTTTCTTCTTATGTTCGCTGACACATT is from Triticum aestivum cultivar Chinese Spring chromosome 1B, IWGSC CS RefSeq v2.1, whole genome shotgun sequence and encodes:
- the LOC123143961 gene encoding 60S ribosomal protein L2, mitochondrial isoform X1, with the translated sequence MHDLFQMQKFKTLAKALTGKTFTAGRNSSGRITSFHQGGGSKRSLRDIDLKRNTCSVGVVERIEYDPNRSSRIALLRWIEGVPQKDASYKAERAPVNYIIVSHQMEPGSMVVNSDSSKPSTTGSLMRPAHNADSFLRFQELFRKASQEGEEEGTDDQANDAAVPMAAPLMPADLLDLNSKVGNCMPLSDIRMGTWVHSIELRHGQGAKLVRAAGAYAKVVKESATQCLVRLPSGVEKLIDSRCRATIGIVSNPTHGARKLRKAGHSRWLGRRPVVRGVAMNPVDHPHEGGEGRTKGGRPSVSPWGKPTKAGYRTVPKKPKAQLSRD
- the LOC123143961 gene encoding 60S ribosomal protein L2, mitochondrial isoform X2, which translates into the protein MQKFKTLAKALTGKTFTAGRNSSGRITSFHQGGGSKRSLRDIDLKRNTCSVGVVERIEYDPNRSSRIALLRWIEGVPQKDASYKAERAPVNYIIVSHQMEPGSMVVNSDSSKPSTTGSLMRPAHNADSFLRFQELFRKASQEGEEEGTDDQANDAAVPMAAPLMPADLLDLNSKVGNCMPLSDIRMGTWVHSIELRHGQGAKLVRAAGAYAKVVKESATQCLVRLPSGVEKLIDSRCRATIGIVSNPTHGARKLRKAGHSRWLGRRPVVRGVAMNPVDHPHEGGEGRTKGGRPSVSPWGKPTKAGYRTVPKKPKAQLSRD